The following proteins are co-located in the Malus sylvestris chromosome 13, drMalSylv7.2, whole genome shotgun sequence genome:
- the LOC126596117 gene encoding glutathione S-transferase U17-like yields the protein MGESNVKVLGMAPSPFVMRARIALNLKSVDYEFLQETFGSKSELLLQSNPVHKKVPVLIHGDKPVCESLVIVEYIDEVWASGPSILPSDPYDRATARFWAAYISEKWYPSMKGIGFAQGEEAKKAAIEQVTEGLALLEEAFEKSSKGNVFFGGDEIGYLDIAFGCFLGWLRVNEKLHGIKLLDQTKTPGLVKWADKFCAHAAVKDVMPETDKLVEIAKILAAKARAAAAPPPSN from the exons ATGGGCGAGAGCAATGTCAAAGTTCTGGGAATGGCGCCGAGTCCGTTCGTGATGAGGGCTCGCATTGCCCTTAACCTCAAATCCGTCGACTACGAGTTTCTTCAGGAGACATTCGGATCTAAAAGCGAGCTTCTTCTTCAGTCCAATCCAGTCCACAAGAAAGTCCCAGTTCTGATTCATGGTGACAAACCAGTTTGTGAATCTCTCGTCATTGTTGAGTACATTGACGAAGTTTGGGCATCTGGTCCGTCTATCCTCCCTTCTGACCCCTACGATCGCGCTACTGCACGATTTTGGGCTGCCTATATCAGCGAGAAG TGGTACCCATCCATGAAAGGCATTGGTTTTGCACAAGGAGAGGAGGCAAAGAAGGCAGCAATCGAGCAAGTGACAGAAGGGCTGGCGCTGCTGGAGGAAGCTTTTGAGAAATCCAGCAAAGGCAACGTATTTTTCGGTGGAGATGAGATCGGATACTTGGACATTGCGTTCGGGTGCTTCTTGGGGTGGCTCAGAGTAAACGAGAAGCTGCATGGAATCAAACTGCTTGACCAGACGAAAACGCCGGGGCTGGTAAAATGGGCTGACAAGTTTTGTGCTCATGCTGCTGTGAAGGATGTTATGCCTGAAACTGACAAGCTTGTTGAGATTGCTAAGATTCTTGCTGCCAAAGCAAGGGCTGCAGCCGCTCCTCCTCCGTCTAATTAG